CTTTGACCGCCTCGGAGCAGGGGGAGACTTTGTTCCTGTATCTGTCCACTTGCAACGAGGTCGTCAGCCTGGTCTTGGTGCGGGAGGGCGGGGGGGTTCAGAGGCCGGTATACTACGTCAGCTGTGCTTTACAAGGGCCGGAGACACGGTACACGCCGGCTGAAAAGCTGGTCCTTGCTTTGGTGCACGCGGCCCGAAAACTCCGGCCCTACTTTCAAGCTCACAGCATCATCGTCGTGACTGATCAGCCCCTACGACAGATACTTACAAGATCCGAGGTCTCGTGCAGGATGACCAAGTGGGCCGTCGAGCTAGTTGAGCACGACATTGGTTATTGGCCCCGCACTGCTATTAAGGCTCAGGTCTTGGCAGACTTCCTTGCTGAGAGGGCTAGCTTGGCCATGACCGGGCAGAACTCTCCGCCCAGTGAGGCGCGGTCGGGAGAATCTTGGATTCTGTTCGTGGACGGGGCCTCCAGCAAGGAAGGAAGCGGAGTCGGCCAGCTGCTTATCTCGCCGATCGGGGAGGAGCTGACCTACGCTTTTCGATTTGACTTCCCCGTATTCAACAATGAAGCCGAGTACGAGAACCTGCTCACAGGATTGCGAATAGCCCACCAGATGGGTATAACCACGATCAAAGTCAGGAGCGACTCCCAACTCGTCCTCCTCCAAGTCCGCGGGGAATACCAAGCCAATGAGGATGTCATGAGGAAATACTTGGCCAAGGTACAGGAGGCAATCGCCCTATTCGACACTTTTGAAATCGAGCGGGTGCCGAGATCACAAAACAAGCGTGCGGATGCCCTGTCGAAACTGGCGTGCTCCTCGTTTGCGCACCTGAACAAGGAAGTCTTGGTAGAGTTGGTCAAACAGAAAAGTATCGACCAAGTCCAGGTTTTGGCTATAGATAGCCCGGCCACCTGGATGACTCCTCTTATCGACTTTCTCAGCTCGGGTGTCCTGCCCGGGGACAAGACAGAAGCTTGCCAGCTTCAATTCAGAGCTGCTAAGTACGCCTATGTCGGGGGAACCCTCTACAGGAGGTCGTATCTGTCCCCCTGGCTAAAATGCGTGACTCCAGAAGAGAGCAACTACGTCCTTCGTGAAATTCACGAGGGCTTGTGTGCGGCCCATGTGGGGTCCCGAGTACTGGCCAAAAAGTGCCTTCTCCTGGCTACTATTGGCCATCGGTGTTCCAAGATGCCGCGGCCCTGGTACAGAAATGCCAAGTTTGCCAGGTGCACGCCCCACTGTGCCACCAACCAGCCCGGGAAATAGTTCCCATCCACAGTCCCTGGCCTTTCGCCCAGTGGGGGATAGATCTCCTGGGCCCTTTCCCCCGAGCCCCGGGAAGATACGAGCACCTCGTCGTAGCCATCGACTACTTCACGAAATGGATGGAAGCGGAGTCTCTGGCCACTATCTCTGGGAGAGCAATTCAAAAATTCTTCTGGAGGAACATAGTCTGCCGCTTCGGGATCCCGCATGTCTTAATATCCGACAACGGGGGGCAGTTCACCGACAACCCCTTCAAGAACTGGTGTGCCGAGCTCAGGATCAACCAGCACTTCACATCGGTCGGTCATCCCCAGGCCAACGGCCTGGTGAAAAATGCTAACCGAACCGTTCTCCAAGGACTAAAAACTAGGATAGAACTGGACCAATCTAACTGGTTAGATGAACTCCCCAGTGTCCTCTGGACTTACCGCACTACGCTCCGGACGGCCACCCACGAGATCCCGTTCTCTCTGACTTACGGGGTAGAGGCGGTGGTACCCGCAGAGATCAATCTCCCCTCGCCTCGGACACAGAACTTTGTTGCGTTATCCAACGAGGAAGAGCTGAGGTGTAGCTTGGACATGCTGGAGGCCAAGCGTGAGGAAGCAGCGATACAGATGGCTAAGTAGAAGAGCCAGCTCGCCCGCTATCATAACGTCAAAGTGAGGAACATACAGTATCGGCCGGGGGACCTCGTCTTAAGGAAAAACTCGGTCAGCCGAGCTCATAACTCTAACAAGCTCGACCCGAACTGGGAGGGGTCCTACAAGGTCCTGGAGGCGAGCCGAGCTGGTTATTGCAAGCTTGCGAAACTAGATGGAACAGAGGTACCCCGCACTTGGCACTACTCGAATCTGCGACTGTTCATAGGGTAGGTTAGACCAGGGTGCTTGACTGTCTGTTCTTCGAAATCcgaatttcaattttattattattcaataaaattcgactttcaagttttaaattcattGTGATTGTTCGCCCTTTAAGTCCAACCTATGCACTAGCACACTCAGCGCTCCCACGCTAAATGTCCTAGTGGGGGGTTGGGGGGCTTGAATGGGTAATGGATCGAACGCACGCCTTAAAGAGTTTTTGAGTGCTCGACCCCGAGAGGTCGGCACGGCTTGAAACCCTAGAATCTGAGGGTTCAGcgttcgacccaggaggtcgacGGGAATGCCTTTAAAGTGTGGTGTTCGATCCCAAGAGACCGGCACGACTTAAAGCTGCAAAGTGTATgatcgacccaggaggtcggtaCGGCTTCAAAGTTTGGACTGTACGCTTGAGGTCGGCACAGAGATCCGAAAGTTCGACGGAGCTcgaccccaagaggtcggcacgaaTGGATGCTCGACCCCGGGAGGCCGGCGCGTCTCGAGGCTTTGAAATCTGGAAACCCGACGCTCGGCTCCAAGAGGTCGGCGCGACGTGAACTATTTTGGGTTTTGTAGGATTCGGAGGTTCGACGCTcgacccaagaggtcggcaaGAATATCCTTAAAGTTTGGTGCTCGGCTCCCAAGAGGCTGGCGCGTCGCCCTGATGGGTCTATTTGGTGCTCGACCCGGGAGGTCGACACATGGTTTTGATAGTCTGATTGACTTGGACAATTTAACTGTCAGATTAACAAGAGTATATACTTGGtactcgacccaggaggtcggcacatGGCTTTGGTTGTTAGAGTTGGGCGCATGCGAGAACTGCAAGGTAATTTCCTTCGAGTTTTATATATGCATTCAAAGCCTACCTATTACAAAGCTTCCGAGTCGACATAAGGTAATTTCCTTCGGGTTCCGTGCATGCATtcaaaacctatctattacaaagccTACCGAGCTCTAAAAGGAGGAGGACTTAGCCGCGTACAGCTCGGACCCTCTTCTTCTTGCGAGTAATTTTCTGGGAGCAGGGGCTGAAGGTACACCTTAAACATGTTGAGAGACGTATGGTGAAGGCTATTCAGAAAGATAGCTGGGGAGGCCTTGGGGCAGGGGACCCACCCATTCCGGATGGACCTTCAAGAGCATTTTCAACTGGAGCATGGACACATCCTTACAAGAAGATGGAAAGGATTTCTGGAGTGGTCGTTGCCTAGGCTACCGGCTCCTTCTCGGGAGCCCTGCCAGGAGCGTCGTGCTCTTGCAGGGGGAGCTCCTCCAGGTCGACTCCCACATCGCTCCTGCCTGTTAGCTCCTTCAGGGCATGCCTCTTGCAATACCTCTCGAAGAGCCAGTCTACCCTCTCCTCGGCAGCAGGATTGTACTCCTTGAACGCGGCCAAGTCGAAGCCAGGCAGGCCGAGCCCCTTGACCCGGTCCAGGGCTCGCGTGAAGCCGATCTGGAGGATGGGCTGGTTGAGGAGAGCGACGTCCTCGGCAAACTGTTGGGAGGAGATGAACTCCCGAATAGCCTTCTTCCGCTCCCGGCTAACGGTGTCGGTGAGCTCGATGGCGTGGTCCTTCCTCAACTTGGCCACGCCGGCCTTCTCCTGGTCGAGCTCCGACCTAGTAGAGGCGAGTTGGACCTGGTCTGCTTCCAACTCCTTCTCGGCCTGGCCCAACTTGGCCTTAAGGGAGTCCGCCTCTTTGAGGGCTTGGGTAAGCTTCTACTCTGTCTCCTGATTCTTCTTTTGCAATTTCTCCAAGTCGGGAGACAGTTCGGAGAAGCGGGTTGCCAAGGCAGCACCGGCGGCGTTGACTTGAGGAGGAAGGGGAGCAAGTCAGTACGTTACGCTATCCAACCAAAACGCAGAGGCACAACTGGCCCAAGGGATAGGGAACTTACTTGGGCCTGCGCGGTGTAATATGCGTCCAGGAGGTCGGAGGGGTTGGCCAGCTCCATCCACCTCCTGTCGCGCGGGAGGACCGAGCCCGCAATCAGCTCGCGAGCCACCTTGGGAAACTGGATTCGGTCGTTGATGGAGAGCCTCCAAGACGGACAGAAGTGGCGGGGATCGTACATAGTTGAGGCCTGACCCGGCTTCAGGAGGGCTATGTGGCGAAAGTGCCACAAGCTCGGGGGAGGCGACTCCCGAGCATGCTCTACCGCGGAGCCAACGCCCAGGTGGACTGGTCCTCCCGGTGTCAGCGGGAGGGGAGGGGGTTGAGTTGAGACCAGCGCGAGCTTCTTCCCGGGTTGGGAGGGCTCGTCCTCTCGACCCCTCTTTTGCCCGACTGCCTTCTTGGAGGGGAAAGAGGTGTTCTGCGCTTCACTCTGGTGGGCTTGGCCGCCCCATGGGGTCGCAGCCGCCCCAGGAGCCTCCTTGGCAGCCTCTGACTGAGGGGTGGGGGTGACCTCCACCGTAGGTGCGCCCAGCAGTTTGGAAAGCCTCCTCACTGCGACAAACATCTCCAGGTCAGTAAAGACAGGTCAATACCAAAAGTCATAATATGCACATACGTAAAAGCAACGAGCTGCAGGGACAGAGTCAGCGTTACAGGCATCGAGGTCGGTTTCGGAGGCCGCTACCTCTCCAGAGGACCCGGACAACGTTCCCGTCAGCCCGGCTGCAGAAATCTGCTCGGTGGAGAACTTGGTGGCATGGAGCTTCACCTTAAAGCTCACCAACTGGATAAGAGTCTCTGAGTCCAGGTCCTCCGGGTAGGGATCGGATTTGACCTCTCCGACCTTCCACACGGTGGCGTCAAAACCGATGgatttgacaaagaaaaatCCCCTTTCCAGTTCTTGATGGAAGTGGGGAACCCGTAGAACAGGTCCTGGATGCCCTTATCCCCCCGACCTTGGTTCCCAGTCCGGCGGGAGAAATAATACCACCCAAGAAGGGAGAACTTGAGGATGTAAGTAGCTcggaagagggagagagagtatGGGATGGAGCAGATTTGGCAGTAGATCAGGAACCCTATGATGATCCTGATCGAGTTAGGGTAAACTTGGGTGATCCTGAGCCCCCAATAGCTCAAGATCTCAGCCAGGGCTGAAAGGATTGGTAGTCGGAGCCCCCCAAGCAGCTGCTCGTTGTAGATGGCTACAAAACCAGGGGGAGGTCGGCTGGCTCGGTCGTTGGGCTCGGCAGCCCTTGGCTCAAAGGCCGGAGGGATGGAGAAGGACCCGACCAGCTCGGCCACCGCCTCGAGTGAGATGGTGATCTTCGTGGTCGGGGCGACCGAAGTCAAGCTCGGCATCGTTCTCCTGCTCGGGGGAAGGAGTCCCCTCGGAGGAGTCCCTATCCTCCCCAGTTCCCCCCTGGGCTTCGCTGGGAGAGTCCTGCGGGGACTTGGGGAAGGGAACGGAGGTGGCCTGTTGCTCGATGAGGGCATCAAGCTCGGCCGCCTCCTCCAGGGCTCGAGCAGAAGGGGAATGAGTGGAAGGAGAGCTCATGATGGCTATGGGCCCGAGGAGGTCGGGATTGGAAgcggaagaagaaaaaagaggaggGGGTGAAGACGAAGATGAAGATGCAGATGGGGAGGAAGACGAAGAAATGACAATTTGGGGGGCTCTACGCCGGGAAGGGATCCGAGGTGCGGTGGAAGTGACGACGGAATGATCCGACATAAAAAGCAGAGAACGCCTAAGGAAGAGGAAAAAGTGAAGGGGGAAAGGAAAAGACTTACTGATGACCGGAGCAAAAAAAAGATGAGGGAGTCGCCGGAGTCTGGGCACAGAGAGACGGAAGCCTTGTTACTGGAAAATGGAAATGCGCGAAGAAAGGAGAAAATGGCAAATGGAATCGGTTAAAGTTCGATGACTCCCATTTATAGGGGGTAAAATGGGAGGAAAACGGTTGCTTGAATTCGAACCGTCCCATGTGAACGCATTTAATGATGGTACGGAAGCCGATAGGGTGTGACAGCTGAAAGGACGTGGGCGCGGTTTCCCTATGACAGCACTGTACCGGAGGTGACCTTGGCAGAGTAGTACGCGGCGCTGGCCTCCCACGTGGCAGGGGTAGATTAGGTCTACCTGACAGCCTtacctaatctagggggctagTGCAGAAGCCCCGTCCTGAGTctagacacgtggcagcccTGGCCTGGTCGAGCTGGGTCTCGACCTCAAGCCCCTGGCAACCGTCCTGGGCCGTATCGTCACTAGGGCTCCAGAAGGGGCCAGGGGACCATCCCGCAGAGGTCGGAGGAGATCCCCCTCGGCGCGAGATAAGGGCTATCCCGGGCAAAtcccgaaacgtacggaggtcggactctcGAACAAGTATAAATGGTAATGCCCACCACCTacacaaggtacgctcactattggcACATTACTTCCGGCCGCTTTACTTCCTGTAAGCCCCGATGCaaccaaatacaaccaaaatactcaaccagacaagtagtcaagtaaatacaatgacaaagaatataagcaattttaaagcacaaaaatagagtaccaataaagtaaaagaaattcaaaccaatcaaactcCCAAACTTCTTCTAAACTTggagttgaatccaccaaatagcttcttcaattgatggtagtgctaaccaacttgtacaagtgaaggctcactccttcctcaccccaaacatactttggttgagcaaaggaattttactactctccaagtaaaccctcaactagctacaattgaaagcttacccactcaattaagaactactttatacaagtgaggcaacctttatcaaggttttaccactccaaatgataggttcaccttcaccaaggttttacttctcctagagagtaaccttcacttgagccacctcacaacccaactttcccaaccccttatacaaccaacaaagaatatttctactcaaagatctcacttgtaagcttgtatataGTGTTGGCAAAAAGTCTGTGTCTTCTAgtgctttggggtatttatagaaggtgagaaatggcttcaaaaggctttccaacggtcaaatattaaatgctgtcgaaactagccgttggcctctCGGACGTTCGAACCATTTGCTCTGCGTCCGAAccacctatcggacgtccgaaccatttgttctgcgtccgaaccctgcgtccgatagaagtcagaatgttcaactttcattctttttgtgtcggacggccgaaacaATGAATGAGAGTCCGATCCAAACATCCGAAGAGTATCGccgtttgtcggacgtccgatcctctaTCGAGCGTCCAATCCTTTACGACCGAACCTTCATATTTCTTAACTCCTCTTTGATTCAAATCTTTTCGATTCTCTTTTAGATCAATGACCTGTTCTAACAAAtatctcacataaaaacattagtccaaatctacattttggtttgttaatcatcaaaaccaaggactgatcaaccaaggtcaacacTCCCCGTAAAACTTCATTCACCAGAAagctaacttgaccgtcggagtgccctcggaGACGACCTCGGGGCCCCCTTGTTAGATCACTCTCATATCTGTCTTGCAGGCTTGGAACCAGCTCTTCCCATCAGCACGCCGAGCTCGTCAGGTCAGCTTGGTCCGGGGAAGTTCAGCGCTTCTTCAGAACTCaagtattttcttttctttaacttttTATGCAGTGACAGTGTAGTGgtttttttataataataaatttagatATATGCCGCACTAACAATTTTTTATGATTCTTTTACACTAACAATTTTTTATGTACTGAAAGTGTTTACTGATCTATCTCATTTCAGCGAGTATATGCAGGTTTGTTGACCCTGTTTTAGCAAATTCAACTAGTCTATGAACAGATTGGTAGCAGAATCAGTAAGAGCAGACACCGGAAATTGAGCAGCTTACCTGCTTTTAGTTTGCTAATCCACTCTGATGCTTCTTGACTAGAATTTCTTTAATCGACGTTTCAAACATTTTCAGAAGTATATTTCCCCATGGATTATTGTTTCCTTCGGGCTTCCGTGAAAGCTTTTATCTTCtttatatttttactttttgGATTCCCATCTTCATTTAATCAAATCCTAGAATCTTTCGCTGCAAATATATTTTCCATTTTACCATTTTTACTATATTTAATGTCTTGCTTGAATGTGCATATCTTTCTGGACCGAAAGAATCTTCGTCTGAGATAATATCTTTTCCTACCttgttgattttaattttttttcctatgtCACATATAAATTATACTTACATTTTCCTCGATTAATTAAATTGGGTAGTTATATTAATGTTCTATTACCATTCGTTTCTTTTTCTCCAATCCTCCGAATTATTTTCTTAAAGAACACTATCGATACGTTCAGAATGTCAAGAGACACCTTGATCTTTAATGTTACTCATTCCTTTTTTatgcattaaaaaaaagaattcaatTGTTTGACTAGAAGGATTTTTCACATTCCCTGTCTTTATAAATACATTAATTAGGATTAGTAAGAAAAATGGGATTTCAGGCGATTAAATTATATTATATCCTAGCAAAATATAGATCATAAAATATTCTGTTAAACTCTATTCCCCTTCTCACCAAAAAGTTGTGTATAGATTATTAATGGAGAAACTGATCACTCATCAAGAGTCCAAGTAAGTTTCTTCAACCGACAGTAACTTTCAGTCATTCATCAAGGAGGTCGGTTGAGAAACTTTAACAAGCGAAACATCATCTTCCTAATGCAGCAAAATAGAGCCCTTTTTTAAAAAGGCTGCAAGGGATGCCTAACGGCCCATTACCATCTAGGAATTTTAAGCAAGGACATGCAGCCTGGACTCAGAGTTGCACAATGATCATTGCATCCACTTCAtctcctacctttttttttttccaaatggtGAAAGAGATGACAACTTTTGTTCAACATAACAAATAAATTTGCCAATAAAGATGGAGGGAAATATTAAATACACTCTCTTCACCCCAACTATTAATTttaagattaatctttcctacactgatagCGTAGCGTTAGATAAATgacaattatacaaaatttgaatttgaatttgaaattgaattttTGCACACATATCATAAATCAAATGGTAATAGTATATACAAGATTTACTCTTATATATACTGAccgtgtatatactatcacaattcgattcatgacatgtgtgcaaaaattgaattttaaattcaaatttcacataGTTGTTGTTCATCCAACGCTGACAGTATATGCACTGTCAGTGTAGCAATGATTAATCCATAAAATAAATGGTGGGAGTACGATTAACAAAAAATGAAGTGAGATTAACATTCTTGGGATAGTACTTCTACTAAATAATACTTATGAACAACCTTAATGCTAAAAGATGGAGCAACTCAAACTTTTTCTCATCATTTAGATAATTCATCATCATTTTAGGTAATGCAATCAACACCATTTTGCAAATCTTGAGTAGGATAACGGACCTCGGTTGGGTTCCTATGACCGATATAGCTAAATCAAGATCCTCATCAACAAAGAAATGTGACTCCTTTGCATAAAAACCTTTCATCCACCTCCAAGTCTTCTTGACCTCCTCAACGATTAGAATCTTCATTTCAGCATCAGCTGGTTAGCATTTTTCCTAGGCGAATATATCAAACTCATACACCTGAATATTGGCATCTGCAACTTGGCTGAATATTGGCGAGAGTTTACTTCTTTTGATCTCCTCAACCATTCATTTCATCAATAATCAGACAACATTTTTCGCAGCAGATGTTAATGAACTATTGTACTTGTGCATACTATTAAAATCACAGGGGGTGAATTATGCAACTCGATCGGCTAAACGTTGAACTGTTTTTGGCTTCATTGATCGCTGCCTCAACGCTTCAGAAAAGCTGTTCAAGTGTCGTCTGACGTGATGCACATATTGTTTATGCTTATTTGAGAGTAAGGAAGCAATTAGAGACGTTTCTGAAACGAAGACAATCCAATACTCCCTTGAGCATTTCCTCAAGGCTATCCATTTTTTTGTGTTGATTGCTATATTTCAGTGATTAGGATAACTTT
The Coffea arabica cultivar ET-39 chromosome 6c, Coffea Arabica ET-39 HiFi, whole genome shotgun sequence genome window above contains:
- the LOC140008871 gene encoding uncharacterized protein yields the protein MNPKKCTFGVRSGRFLGFLVSREGIRPDKLQAIIDMAPPRSVREVQRLTGRMAALNRFFSRSAIRGLPFFRILKAPKDFQWTEECQKAFADLKAYLVELPTLTASEQGETLFLYLSTCNEVVSLVLVREGGGVQRPVYYVSCALQGPETRYTPAEKLVLALVHAARKLRPYFQAHSIIVVTDQPLRQILTRSEVSCRMTKWAVELVEHDIGYWPRTAIKAQVLADFLAERASLAMTGQNSPPSEARSGESWILFVDGASSKEGSGVGQLLISPIGEELTYAFRFDFPVFNNEAEYENLLTGLRIAHQMGITTIKVRSDSQLVLLQVRGEYQANEDVMRKYLAKVQEAIALFDTFEIERVPRSQNKRADALSKLACSSFAHLNKEVLVELVKQKSIDQVQVLAIDSPATWMTPLIDFLSSGVLPGDKTEACQLQFRAAKYAYVGGTLYRRSYLSPWLKCVTPEESNYVLREIHEGLCAAHVGSRVLAKKCLLLATIGHRCSKMPRPWYRNAKFARCTPHCATNQPGK